AAAATCGCAGGTACAAAAGCTATAAAAGAAGTTGTTTTAAAAACGAAGAAAAAAATTCAGGCAGATATGCTTATTTTCGCAATAGGCGTAAGCCCGGACATCAGCCTGGCAAAAGAAGCCATCGGGATAAAAACAAACAGGGGTATCGTTGTTGATGATCATATGCAGACAAGCATTCCCGGTATTTATTCCGCGGGAGATTGCTGTGAGGCGAAGGATATGCTCTTAAACATAAGCAGGCCTATCGCTATCTGGCCGAATGCGACGAAGCAGGGTGAACTTGCCGGAAGCAATATGTCGGGCGTTGAAAAAAGCTACAAGGGAAGCTTTGCAATGAATTCCGTAGAATTATGCGGAATCCCTACAGTTTCCGCAGGCATAACGGACCCGCCGAAAGAAAAGGGTTACGAAATAATGGAGTTTGAGCCTCCAGAGACAGAAGATAAAGCGGAGCATAAACCGGTAATATATAAGAAACTTGTATTGAAAAACAACGTAATTATCGGCATGATTTTTGTAGGCGATATAGCCCGCGCCGGTATTTATACAGGATTAATCAGAGACAAGGTAAATGTTGCGGATATTAAGGAAAACTTGCTGAAAGAAGATTTTGGTTTGATCTCATTGCCCAAAGAATACCGTAAACATATGGTTTCAGGATCGGGTATTGAGGTATAGTATCATCGGGGATTAAATAGGATAAAATGAACATTGACGCAAAAGGCATTCATTACAGGGAATTAAACGAAAAAATTCATCAGCTTGTTGACAGCGGGGAAAAAGATATTGTCCTGGATAATATAAACGGGCAGAGATATATCGGTGACGGCCTTAGAGGCCCGGATGTAAAAATAACAATAAACGGCGTCCCTGGAAATGATTTAGCCGCATTTATGGACGGACCCACGATTATTGTAAATGCAAACGCTCAGGATGGCGTTGCAAATACAATGAATTCCGGAAAAGTTATTATCAGAGGCAATGCCGGAGACATAGTAGGGCATTCGATGAGAGGCGGAAAAATATTTATCCAGGAGGATGTGGGCTATAGGGTCGGCATTCATATGAAAGCTTATAAAGAACTTTATCCTATAATTATAGTCGGAGGAACAGCGCAGGATTTTTTTGGTGAATATATGTCAGGCGGGCTGATGGTGGTTTTAGGCCTGAACAAGAAACCGGATCAGCCGATAGTCGGCAATTATGTGGGCACCGGAATGCATGCCGGAATTATGTATATCCGCGGGAAAGTTGAGGATTATCAGCTTGGAAAAGAAATAAAAAAGTTTGCAATGGATGAAGAAGATAAAGCCCGTTTGAAGGTTTATCTTGAAGAATATAACAAGTATTTTGATATTGATTTGGAAAGTATATTAAAAGACGAATTTGTTAAGTTGATTCCTTACGTCCACCGGCCCTATGGTAAACTGTATACATATTGATATATGTTATAAAAGACGCAGCAGCTACAAAGAAAGGTAAAATAGTGCTCAAATGAAGCTAATAGCCAACAGACTGGGTAAGTTTGTCTGTGCCGAGGAAGTCCTTACAAAGAATAACATTCACGGTGCGGATTACTGTGTTTCTTCTGAATGTTTCAATCTTTTTGTAAGGCTGGATTGATTTGAAAGCTTTTGTTATAAATGGCATTATTTCTTCGCCTGCCGGAGTATAATAAATATACAGCCCGTTTCTGCCTTTCAGATTCTCCCAGCCTCCCCAAATATCGTATTGGTTATGCCTGCGCCAATTACTTGGAAAACAGTAAGTCTGGGGGCGCCCCTTCATGTAGAACCTCAATATACCGGGCATCTGGTAGTTGTGGCTGAAAACGAAAGTTCCTTTTGGCTGAACTTTTAGAATTTCGCTTAATTCATTGCCAAGAAAGTCCCAACCGTAAACCTCATTGGACCGGTCATCCTGCGGTTTGACTTGTACTCCCGCGGTTTCAATCAGCGAGGGGTACAGGATGAATATTGAAGGTATGATTGCTAATAAAAGCCCGAAGGTTAAGACAATAATTTTTGTTAATTTTTTCCATTTCACAGTATCCAGGTAATAAAACACCATTATGAGGGCTGTCGGATAGGCGATGTTGGTCCAGTTAGCTTCTGTTTTAGAGCGCATGCTCATGAAGAAGAAAATAAGTAAAATAGGGGCTGTGAAAGACACTAACAACAGATTTTGGTCGGTCTGCTCTTTTCTCTTTGTGACTAAAAAATAAACAATAGCCATCACAATTAAAACAAATATTACCGGCGATGTGAATATCATCTGTCCTGCAAGGAAATCAAAAAATGAACTGCTTGAATAACAGGCTACGCCGTTAGTGCCCAATCCAAAAACATGCTGGTAATTTGAAAAATTATGATGCAGGTTCCATATTAAATGCGGGGATAAGACGACCAGGTACAATAACAAGCTTAAGTAGGAATGTTTATTAAAAAACCACTTTCTGTTTTCTTTGGATAATACCAGAAAAATAAATACGCAGAAAAGCATCAAGTAACTGCTTAATTTGCCGTACACGCTTAAAGCAGAACTTATTGCCCAAAGATAAAGCCAAAAGGTTTTTTGAGTAAAAATAAATTTTGAGAAAAATAAGATTGCAAGCATCCAAAATAATATGGTTACGCTGTCATGCATCATTAAAATGGATCCCGCTGTGCCTAATGGCGTTATATGCAGGGTGGATGTTGTTAAAAAAGCAATTTTAGAACTTTTTGTGAGATTTTTAGCCAGGAAAAACAATACTATACTTGTAAGGAAGGAAGAAACAACAGCTCCCAGGCGGACAGAAAATTCGCTACTGCCAAGAATTGATGTGAAAAACCTTATCCACCAGCCGACCATGCCGGGCTGGGAATAGTAATTGACGGACAGTCTCTGGGCCCATTCCCAGTTATAGGCCTCATCAAAGCATAAATTAAGAGTACCGATATAAACCAGCCGGAAAATGGTAATAGAAATTAAAAACAAAGCAAACAATAATGAGTACATTTTTTCTGTTTGTTTGTTATTAATATTTTCCATATTTCCATTATAGCATAAATTCTTTTTGGATTTCAATTTGATTAAATATCTTTAAAATTGACTCAGTATCCAATATTTTGTATAGTTTAACAAAATCGGAAAAAGTACGGACGGGTTCATGTGGATTAGTTATTCACAACTGAAATTATTCGAACAATGTCCCAAAGCCTATAAATACCGCTATATAGAAAAAGCCCCTCCAAAAATAAAACCAATCCTTATAATGGCAAACAGCGTCCATGCGGCTTTAAAAGATTTCTTTCTTATTCCTGATACAGCACAACGCACTAAACAAGCGCTTGAAGAACTTTTACGCAAGGCCTGGCGCATAAATCCTGACAGGAAAAAGGCCTTCACAACTACGCAGGAAGAAAAGACCTGGGGAGAAAAAGCGCTCTCCATGCTGGGTAATTTTTATAATAAACAAGATATTAAAGCAAACCCTCTGGCTGTAGAGGAATTATATAAAGCCCAGTTTGATTCAGGCATCATTCTTTGCGGCAAAGTGGACCGCATCGATACTGACCAGGACGGTTCGTTGAAAATAATAGATTATAAAACAGGCAAGTCTCCTAAAGATGGGGATAAATTCTTAACGAGCGACTACCAATTGGGGATGTACGGCATATTGGTCAGAAAAAAAATGTTTGCCAAAATTGAAAAAATTATGTATATATTTTTGGAAGACAATACAGAATTATCTGTTACGCCTACAGTTGAATATCTTGACGGCATTTTAGAAAAGATTC
The Elusimicrobiota bacterium DNA segment above includes these coding regions:
- a CDS encoding PD-(D/E)XK nuclease family protein, giving the protein MWISYSQLKLFEQCPKAYKYRYIEKAPPKIKPILIMANSVHAALKDFFLIPDTAQRTKQALEELLRKAWRINPDRKKAFTTTQEEKTWGEKALSMLGNFYNKQDIKANPLAVEELYKAQFDSGIILCGKVDRIDTDQDGSLKIIDYKTGKSPKDGDKFLTSDYQLGMYGILVRKKMFAKIEKIMYIFLEDNTELSVTPTVEYLDGILEKILEMAKTVTREKVYPPNPGSFCRICDYFEQCDSALKAVIPAVAQQEEVPF
- a CDS encoding glycosyltransferase family 39 protein, whose amino-acid sequence is MENINNKQTEKMYSLLFALFLISITIFRLVYIGTLNLCFDEAYNWEWAQRLSVNYYSQPGMVGWWIRFFTSILGSSEFSVRLGAVVSSFLTSIVLFFLAKNLTKSSKIAFLTTSTLHITPLGTAGSILMMHDSVTILFWMLAILFFSKFIFTQKTFWLYLWAISSALSVYGKLSSYLMLFCVFIFLVLSKENRKWFFNKHSYLSLLLYLVVLSPHLIWNLHHNFSNYQHVFGLGTNGVACYSSSSFFDFLAGQMIFTSPVIFVLIVMAIVYFLVTKRKEQTDQNLLLVSFTAPILLIFFFMSMRSKTEANWTNIAYPTALIMVFYYLDTVKWKKLTKIIVLTFGLLLAIIPSIFILYPSLIETAGVQVKPQDDRSNEVYGWDFLGNELSEILKVQPKGTFVFSHNYQMPGILRFYMKGRPQTYCFPSNWRRHNQYDIWGGWENLKGRNGLYIYYTPAGEEIMPFITKAFKSIQPYKKIETFRRNTVIRTVNVILCKDFLGTDKLTQSVGY